The DNA segment CCATGCCCATCAGCGACAGGCCCATGGTCAGCCCGGCGGCGAGCGCCGACCACCACAGCGCGGCAATGCTGCGCTCCAGTTCCTGATCGCCTTGAGTGCGGATGATTTCATGCAGAACCGCCGCGCGGGGCGGCTGGTTTTTCTCGACTTCGTGTTGTTCATCGGTCGAGAGGTTGGGGGTCTTGCCGTCGGTGGGCGTGGTCATGGCGTGGGAACCGTGGGGGGTGGTGTTTACCTACGACCCCGGCGGTTCATGGCTGTTCAGTGGCCAGATGATTCTTCGCTGACTGCACAACCGCATTCGCGAGCAAGCCCGCTCCCACAGGTACAACGCAATCCATGTGGGAGCGGGCTTGCTCGCGAAGGGGGCGCCGCCGATGTTAGTTGCTGACCAATTCATCTTCCTTGAACTGGTCTTTGACGTACTTGATCTCGGTCCGTCCGTGCGGGGCTGGCAAACCATCTTCGCCAAGGTTGACGAACACCATCTTCTCGACCGTGAGGATGCTCTTGCGGGTGATCTTGTTACGCACTTCGCAGGTCAGGGTGATCGAGGTGCGGCCGAACTCGGTGGCGGTGATGCCCAGCTCGATGATGTCGCCCTGGCGCGAGGCGCTGACGAAGTTGATCTCGGAAATGTACTTGGTCACTACGCGCTGATTGCCCAACTGGACGATGGCGTAAATCGCCGCTTCTTCGTCGATCCAGCGCAGCAGGCTGCCACCGAACAGGGTGCCGTTGGGGTTGAGGTCTTCGGGTTTTACCCATTTGCGGGTGTGGAAATTCATGTTCACTCCTGAGCGTTTGCCGAAAGATGGCGCCATCTTGGCAGACCGGACGGTCAGGCTCCATGAGCCTTCTACTATGGTCGCTATTAGCGATCTTCATTTGGCCGACAGAAACCCTTTGGAAGATCAGTCTAGACGG comes from the Pseudomonas sp. RSB 5.4 genome and includes:
- a CDS encoding hotdog domain-containing protein, translating into MNFHTRKWVKPEDLNPNGTLFGGSLLRWIDEEAAIYAIVQLGNQRVVTKYISEINFVSASRQGDIIELGITATEFGRTSITLTCEVRNKITRKSILTVEKMVFVNLGEDGLPAPHGRTEIKYVKDQFKEDELVSN